Genomic DNA from Modestobacter versicolor:
CCGACGCGTTCCACCGGGGCGGTGCCGCCCGCCCACCGGTAGCGTCGGCGCGGTGACGGAGCCTGCCTGCTCGACGACGAGCACAGCGGCACCGGCGTCCTCCCCGGTCGCGGCGGAGGACCTCCGGTGAGCGACGCGGTGACGGTCGTCTGGGACGACAGGCTGCTGGGCTACACGATGGGTGGCGACCACCCCATGCACCCGGTCCGGCTGGACCTCACGGTCCGGCTCGCGGAGTCCCTCGGCGTGCTGGACCGGCCGCGGCTGCAGGTGGTCGCCCCGACCCCGGCCGCCCCGGAGCTGCTCGAGCTGGTGCACGACCGGGCCTACCTCGAGGCCGTCCGCCGCGCCCCGGAGGACCCCTACGGCGTCGGCCACGGGCTGGGCACCGCGGACAACCCGGTCTTCCCCGGCATGTACGACGCCGCCGCGCTGATCACCGGCGGCAGCGTGCTCGCCGCAGAGCAGGTCTCCAGCGGCCGGGCGCAGCACGCGGTGAACATCTCTGGCGGCCTGCACCACGCGATGCGGGACGCCGCCTCCGGCTTCTGCGTCTTCAACGACGCGGCCGTGGCGATCGCCTGGCTGCTCGGCCAGGGCTGGGAGCGGATCGCCTACGTCGACCTGGACGTCCACCACGGGGACGGCGTGCAGGCCGCCTTCTACGACGACCCGCGGGTGCTGACGGTCAGCGTCCACCAGACCCCGCTCACCCTCTTCCCGGGCACCGGGTTCCCCGAGGAGACCGGCGACCCGCAGAAGGCGCTGGGCAGCGCGGTGAACCTGGCCCTGCCCAACGGCACCGACGACTCCGGCTGGCTGCGCGCGTTCTCCGCGGTGGTGCCCAGCGTCGTCCGGGCGTTCCAGCCGCAGATCCTGGTCACCCAGTGCGGGTGCGACGCCCACCACGAGGACCCGCTCGCCGACCTCGCCCTCACCGTCGACGGCCAGCGGGCCTCCTACCGCGCGGTGCACGACCTGGCGCACGAGGTCTGCGAGGGCCGGTGGGTCGCCCTCGGCGGAGGTGGCTACGGGGTGGTCCGCTGCGTACCGCGGGCCTGGACGCATCTGATCGCCGAGGCCAGCGGCGACCGGCTCGCCGCGGACACCGAGATCCCGCAGAGCTGGCAGGACGACGTCCGGGCGCGGGGTCTGCGCACGCCGCCGCCGGTCAGCATGACCGAGGGCGCCTACGTCGGCTTCCACCGCTGGGACCCCTTCACCGAGAACCGTGTCGACCGGGCGATCCTGCGCACCCGGACCGCCTCCTTCCCCTACTTCGGACTCGACCCGGACGACCCCCGTGATTAAGGACCATCCAGCCCCCCACCACTCGCGAGCTCGCGGTGGGCCCCTGCTGGACGGCCGGGAGAACCTGTGACGACGAGCGATCAACCGACCGCCCCCGCCCCGCCCCCGCCGCACTGGGAGGCCGACGTCGTGGCCGCCGACGGCGGGACCGTGCACCTGCGCCCGATCACCCCCGAGGACGCCGACGGGATCGTCGGGCTGATGGACCGCAGCTCCGACCAGACCCGCTACTACCGGTTCTTCGGGCCGATGCGCCGGCTGTCGGACAAGGACCTGCACCGCTTCACCCACGTCGACCACGACGCCCGGGTCGCCTTCGTCGTGCTGCTGGGCGACCGGCTGATCGGCGTGGGCCGCTACGACCGCTACCCCGACACCGACGACGCCGAGGTCGCCTTCCTGATCGAGGACGCCCACCAGCGCCGCGGCCTGGGCTCGGTGCTCCTCGAGCACCTGGCCGCGGCCGCGCGGG
This window encodes:
- a CDS encoding acetoin utilization protein AcuC, with the translated sequence MSDAVTVVWDDRLLGYTMGGDHPMHPVRLDLTVRLAESLGVLDRPRLQVVAPTPAAPELLELVHDRAYLEAVRRAPEDPYGVGHGLGTADNPVFPGMYDAAALITGGSVLAAEQVSSGRAQHAVNISGGLHHAMRDAASGFCVFNDAAVAIAWLLGQGWERIAYVDLDVHHGDGVQAAFYDDPRVLTVSVHQTPLTLFPGTGFPEETGDPQKALGSAVNLALPNGTDDSGWLRAFSAVVPSVVRAFQPQILVTQCGCDAHHEDPLADLALTVDGQRASYRAVHDLAHEVCEGRWVALGGGGYGVVRCVPRAWTHLIAEASGDRLAADTEIPQSWQDDVRARGLRTPPPVSMTEGAYVGFHRWDPFTENRVDRAILRTRTASFPYFGLDPDDPRD